One Streptomonospora salina genomic window, ACGGTGCCCGCCGGCGCGGACGATCCCGGTTCCTACACCGCCCGCGACCGCGTCCGCGACCTCGCAGAGGCGTTCGACGGCTGGAGTTCTGCGGCGCTGGGGCTGGTGGCGGCCGCCGAATGGGTGGGGGTATGGGGCGTCCACGACCACGCCCCCGTCCCCGTGTGGAACCGGGGCCGCGTCGCGCTGGCGGGCGCCGCGGCCCACCCCACGCTCCCGTTCTTCGAGCAGGCGCCCAACCAGGCGATCGAGGACGCGGTGATTCTGGCGGACCGGCTGCGGGACGCAACGGCGCTGTCCGCCGACCGCGCTCTGGCGGACTACGTGCGGACGCGCAGGCGCCGCACCGACCGCCTGCACGCCGTCACCGACGGGATCCTGGCCGCGCTGCGGACCTCCGGGGAGCGTACGCCGGAAGCCTGGGCGCAGGCGGTGGCACGGGCCGAGAAGGCCAACGCCGATGCGATCTACGGCTGCGGTCCGGAGGAGGACGGCGGCGGCCGGCCCGCGGCCGCCGAGCCGACCGCGGGCCCGGCGGGCGCCGCGTCCGGGCGCAGTGGCGCTGGTGCGGTGCATCGGGTTCGCCCGCACGGATGAATCCGGGGCCGCGCCGCCGTCCCGCGCACCGTTGCGGTACCGCTTCGGATTCGTGCCGCTTGCCCCGTTACTCGGGCTTGATAAGCGGGATATCGTGGAACGCATGTCTCCGAGCCCCATGAGCGGCGCTGGCTCCCCGGACCCGGCGGCATCCCCCACGTCACGTGCCCACCGACGCTCCCGGCGGTGGCGACGGCTTCGCGCCCGTCTGCGCATCTGGCGCCGGCGCATGCACGCGCACCCCGTCCTGAGCCTGACCTGGCGGGCCGCGGTCGCGACCGTCGGCACGGTGATCCTGCTCGCCGGGGTCGTGATGTGCGTCACACCGGGCCCCGGAATCGCGGGCATCATCCTGGGGCTGGCGATTCTGGCCACCGAGTTCAACTGGGCACGGGGCATCCTGCTCTACGCGCGCCGGTGGGCCCACTACGCCAAGCTCCGGGCCGTGGAAAGGGCGCAGCGGCGCATGGAGCGCAAGAAGTCCGCTCCTCCCCGGTCCGCGTCGGTTCGGCGCTGACGCCCTTCCGCACCGCGCGGAACGGGCGACCGGCCCCGCGCGGTGCGGAAGGGCGAGCGGAACCTCTGCCAGGGCGCCGGGACCGCACTGCGCGTGTGCGGACCTCCGCAGCGCCGGGAGCCGCCACGCAGCGGTCTCAGCGGGATCGGGGCGGTCGGTCGGCTGCGATGCACGGCGGCGCCCGGACCCGGTCGCCCGCCGAAACGGGGCGGCCGTTCCGGTACCGCGGCCCCCCGGAAAGCACATCGGCCTGCGCGGAAGGCGACCCTTGTCGCCGACCGGCACAGGCCGGGGTGTGGGCGATACTGGACTCGAACCAGTGACCTCGTCGGTGTGAACGACGCGCTCTAGCCAACTGAGCTAATCGCCCGGCGGTGTCCGCCCCTGCGGGACGAACACTGAAAACTCTAGCGCATCCGGAGGGGTGCCTCGTGCAATCCGCCCCCGACAGCCGAGGGCAGTG contains:
- a CDS encoding PGPGW domain-containing protein — translated: MHAHPVLSLTWRAAVATVGTVILLAGVVMCVTPGPGIAGIILGLAILATEFNWARGILLYARRWAHYAKLRAVERAQRRMERKKSAPPRSASVRR